A DNA window from Janibacter sp. A1S7 contains the following coding sequences:
- a CDS encoding polysaccharide deacetylase family protein yields MSPQNVATATVAAVDELQTVDSRLLGALEGFRTRSVLDEDRHIHVTWPQIPEAAALNDNLATSRSGLVDDFRSEYAPPVPGQVATPELNAAWRLVGASDDALGVLSEDYLNAGGSAAQSWHSTWYDRDSGAVVANIGLIDDREELREQITEGLDGHQGVFEDELAAALADDDIPVLGFTPQGDLFVGFDELQVGAGSAGQVSVVISLDDPDQLLSDFGERARAAALEPEVPGSETPGPPTESTRPAPQPSAKRVNCRKLKCVAITYDDGPAAGTEELLDTYRDKDATATFFVLGQQVATYPETARRIVDDGHEIGVHTWDHKDLTQLAPEEVGRQITRTADEMTATTGVRPTLLRPPYGATDDAVRAQARRHDLAVALWSVDTEDWRDRDTDVVVHRAVDQARPGSIILMHDIHDTTVAGAGRIIDGLRDRGFTLVSVTDLLGSPEPGTTYSSRP; encoded by the coding sequence GTGAGCCCGCAGAACGTGGCCACGGCGACCGTCGCCGCCGTCGACGAGCTGCAGACGGTCGATTCCCGCCTGCTCGGCGCCCTCGAGGGATTCCGGACCCGCAGTGTGCTCGACGAGGACCGCCACATCCACGTGACCTGGCCCCAGATCCCCGAGGCGGCGGCGCTCAACGACAACCTTGCCACGAGCCGGTCCGGGCTCGTCGATGACTTCCGCTCCGAGTACGCGCCGCCCGTGCCGGGCCAGGTGGCCACCCCCGAGCTCAACGCCGCCTGGCGTCTCGTCGGCGCGTCGGACGACGCTCTCGGGGTGCTCAGCGAGGACTACCTGAACGCAGGCGGCAGCGCAGCACAGTCCTGGCACTCCACCTGGTACGACAGGGACTCGGGCGCCGTGGTCGCCAACATCGGCCTGATCGACGATCGCGAGGAGCTGCGCGAGCAGATCACCGAGGGGCTCGACGGCCATCAAGGGGTCTTCGAGGACGAGCTCGCTGCTGCTCTCGCCGACGACGACATTCCCGTCCTCGGCTTCACCCCACAGGGTGACCTGTTCGTCGGCTTCGACGAACTCCAGGTGGGCGCCGGGTCGGCGGGTCAGGTCTCGGTCGTCATCTCCCTCGACGACCCCGACCAGCTGCTGTCCGACTTCGGGGAGCGAGCGCGGGCGGCGGCACTGGAACCCGAGGTGCCCGGCTCGGAGACGCCGGGCCCGCCGACGGAGTCGACCCGGCCCGCCCCCCAGCCCTCGGCGAAGCGCGTGAACTGTCGCAAGCTCAAGTGCGTGGCGATCACCTATGACGATGGACCCGCTGCCGGTACCGAGGAACTGCTGGACACGTATCGCGACAAGGACGCCACGGCGACGTTCTTCGTGCTCGGCCAGCAGGTTGCGACCTACCCGGAGACCGCGCGACGGATCGTCGACGACGGGCACGAGATCGGCGTGCACACCTGGGACCACAAGGACCTGACCCAGCTCGCTCCCGAGGAGGTCGGTCGCCAAATCACTCGCACAGCGGACGAGATGACGGCGACCACCGGTGTGCGACCGACTCTGCTGCGACCGCCCTACGGAGCCACGGACGACGCTGTTCGCGCGCAGGCCCGCCGACATGATCTGGCGGTGGCGCTGTGGTCGGTCGACACCGAGGATTGGCGCGACCGGGACACTGACGTGGTCGTGCACCGTGCCGTCGACCAGGCTCGCCCGGGGTCGATCATCCTGATGCACGACATCCACGACACCACGGTGGCCGGGGCCGGCAGGATCATCGATGGCCTGCGCGACCGCGGGTTCACCTTGGTCAGCGTGACCGATCTGCTCGGCAGCCCCGAGCCCGGCACGACGTACTCCAGCCGGCCCTGA